A region of Thiofilum sp. DNA encodes the following proteins:
- a CDS encoding YggT family protein: MVLQQILVFLVSTLFSFYIGAVLIRFLLAWSRADFYNPFSQFIVKITNPPLVKLRRIIPALGKLDTAAIVLALLLQIALIILLVIIQGKSSQISANIFYIVLLAMIELIRTVIWIYIIALIIQAILSWTNNQQGNPIAGLLDSLTRPLLRPVQRYVQPISGIDVSPMIVMLGLYIILIILGPSPF; this comes from the coding sequence ATGGTGCTACAACAAATTTTAGTGTTCTTAGTCTCGACCCTATTCTCATTTTATATTGGTGCGGTGCTCATTCGCTTTTTATTAGCTTGGTCACGAGCCGATTTTTACAATCCTTTTTCGCAGTTTATTGTCAAAATTACTAACCCTCCCTTGGTAAAATTGCGACGCATTATTCCGGCTTTAGGCAAATTAGACACCGCCGCTATTGTGCTCGCATTACTACTACAAATAGCCTTAATCATTTTATTAGTGATTATTCAAGGGAAAAGTAGCCAAATTAGTGCCAATATTTTTTATATTGTGCTATTAGCTATGATTGAGTTAATTCGTACTGTGATTTGGATTTACATTATTGCTTTAATTATTCAGGCCATTTTGAGCTGGACTAATAATCAACAGGGTAATCCTATAGCGGGGTTATTAGACAGCCTAACACGTCCTCTATTAAGACCTGTGCAACGTTATGTACAACCGATTTCGGGAATTGATGTATCGCCAATGATAGTGATGTTGGGGTTATATATTATTCTAATTATTTTAGGGCCTTCACCCTTTTAA
- a CDS encoding RNA-binding protein encodes MNIYVGNLPYKISDDDLRDLFAEYGEVVSVSLIKDKMTGQSKGFGFVEMADAADAANAISGLNEHSFGGRNIKVNEAKPREERPRRDFKPRGDAPRGGDRGDRGDSRPAPRRRDY; translated from the coding sequence GTGAATATTTATGTTGGGAACCTTCCCTATAAAATAAGTGATGACGATCTTCGTGACCTGTTTGCCGAATATGGTGAAGTCGTTAGCGTCAGTCTGATTAAAGACAAGATGACTGGTCAATCTAAAGGCTTCGGCTTTGTAGAGATGGCAGACGCAGCTGATGCAGCCAATGCAATCAGTGGTTTAAATGAGCATAGCTTTGGTGGTCGTAACATTAAAGTTAATGAAGCTAAACCACGCGAAGAAAGACCTCGTCGTGACTTCAAACCTCGTGGTGATGCTCCACGTGGTGGTGATCGCGGTGACCGTGGTGATTCACGCCCAGCACCTCGCCGTCGTGATTACTAA
- a CDS encoding AAA family ATPase, translated as MYRKQLEFLKNWSTSPLRKPLVIRGARQVGKSTLVKLFAEQTQTTLLTVNLERYPQLNSIFASNDPLTILPTLELLPRMPSLDEHSLLFLDEIQAAPNAIPALRYFYEEKNSLPLISAGSLLEFALAQHHFSMPVGRIQYLHMGPMTFSEFLLALDENKLVELLQNYQWGQAIQPIAHQRLLQLLRHYYFVGGMPEAVSAFAQTQSYQAVSQVHNSIIDTYREDFPKYAGSRDLTRMLNVFNFAARHVGTKIKYSNISPKEQSSVLKKDIELLCMARVISKVIHSNSSGLPLQANLDEKVYKLLFLDIGLMNAINGLDARVLQSMNETKLINEGTIAEQFIGQHLQGLLADSPNRELTYWLREGRSANAELDYVITLSGTIIPIEVKAGSSGTLKSLHQFMFEKSTPLAVRFDLLPPSLQTIDTSVAQGTERKAISYPLLSLPLYLVEYLPKIVEQVLT; from the coding sequence ATGTACCGTAAGCAATTGGAATTTTTAAAAAACTGGTCAACTAGCCCATTGCGCAAACCTTTGGTCATTCGGGGCGCTCGACAGGTGGGTAAATCGACCTTAGTTAAGCTTTTTGCTGAGCAAACACAAACTACGCTGCTGACGGTTAATTTAGAGCGTTATCCACAACTTAACTCCATCTTTGCCAGCAACGATCCCCTAACTATTTTACCAACGCTTGAACTACTGCCGCGCATGCCTAGCTTAGATGAGCACTCTTTGCTTTTTCTCGATGAAATACAAGCAGCTCCTAATGCTATCCCTGCACTACGGTATTTTTATGAGGAAAAAAATAGTCTACCTCTTATTAGTGCAGGCTCATTATTAGAATTTGCCTTGGCTCAACACCACTTTTCTATGCCAGTGGGTCGCATTCAATACTTACATATGGGACCTATGACTTTTAGCGAGTTTTTGCTGGCATTAGATGAAAATAAATTAGTCGAACTGTTACAAAACTATCAATGGGGCCAAGCGATTCAGCCTATTGCTCATCAGCGCTTATTACAGCTCTTACGGCATTATTATTTTGTAGGTGGTATGCCTGAAGCTGTCTCTGCCTTTGCTCAAACTCAAAGTTATCAGGCAGTGAGCCAAGTGCACAATTCGATTATTGATACCTATCGAGAGGATTTCCCTAAATATGCTGGCTCGCGTGATCTCACTCGTATGCTTAATGTATTTAATTTTGCTGCTCGTCATGTAGGTACTAAAATTAAGTACAGCAATATTTCACCTAAGGAGCAAAGTAGCGTACTTAAAAAAGATATTGAATTATTGTGTATGGCTAGAGTGATTAGCAAAGTTATTCATAGCAATAGTTCCGGCTTACCTTTACAAGCTAATTTAGACGAAAAAGTATACAAACTACTATTTTTAGACATCGGATTAATGAATGCTATCAATGGCTTAGATGCACGAGTACTACAATCAATGAATGAGACTAAACTTATTAATGAAGGTACTATTGCCGAACAATTTATTGGACAACACCTACAAGGATTATTAGCTGACTCACCTAATCGCGAATTGACTTACTGGCTAAGGGAAGGGCGCTCGGCTAATGCCGAACTCGACTATGTGATCACTTTATCAGGCACTATTATCCCCATTGAGGTCAAAGCGGGTAGCTCAGGTACTTTGAAATCATTGCATCAGTTTATGTTTGAAAAAAGTACGCCGCTCGCCGTCCGTTTTGACCTACTCCCCCCCTCATTGCAAACTATTGATACCAGTGTTGCTCAAGGTACTGAGCGTAAAGCCATAAGCTATCCCTTATTATCCTTACCTTTATATTTAGTGGAATACTTACCGAAAATCGTGGAGCAAGTACTCACTTAA
- the gshA gene encoding glutamate--cysteine ligase has translation MYQVLERRLRNIENLNLHTYLRHAKTGLEKESLRVNAAGNIAQTDHPSVLGSALTHPWITTDYSEALLELITPPQERATQALDYLLDLETFVYQRLGNELLWTNSMPCVLRGEADVRIAEYGTSNAGKMKHVYRQGLASRYGKIMQVIAGIHYNYSISESFWPVWFELEPEAAADLRSFKDRAYIRMIRNIQRYGWLIIYLFGASPAICKSFLAGRAPAENFKTFREYTLYEPYGTSLRMGNIGYTNTKKHAKGIQVCYNTLESYVASLRHAISTVSEEYAKIGVKVDGEYRQLNANILQIENEYYSTVRPKQPLQGFEKPITALTRRGIGYVELRSLDINPFDPAGLTPEQMAFIEVFMHFCLLQESPLIDATERGLTNANQLAVAHQGRDPALYLNRLNSKLLLSEWAGELMSAMQGVAQLLDHAHNENSYTQALNAHTILVQHPELTPSARALTEIMEVGSFFDFANEQSKHHKNLFMNRNLPKDLETDFSTVVLQSLQQQKLLEMENKIAFDEFLEHYFNETLESIL, from the coding sequence GTGTATCAAGTACTCGAACGGCGTCTACGCAACATTGAAAATTTAAATCTACATACCTATTTGCGTCATGCTAAAACGGGACTTGAGAAAGAAAGCTTACGTGTCAATGCAGCAGGCAATATTGCCCAAACCGACCATCCGAGTGTATTAGGCTCGGCTCTCACTCATCCTTGGATTACTACCGATTATTCGGAGGCACTCTTAGAGCTGATTACCCCACCTCAAGAGCGAGCTACTCAAGCACTAGACTATCTATTGGATTTAGAGACTTTTGTCTATCAGCGTCTAGGCAATGAATTACTGTGGACCAATAGCATGCCTTGCGTATTGCGTGGTGAGGCAGATGTGCGTATTGCCGAGTATGGAACCTCGAATGCGGGTAAGATGAAGCATGTCTATCGCCAAGGCTTAGCATCGCGCTATGGCAAGATTATGCAAGTCATTGCGGGGATACATTATAACTATTCGATCTCTGAGAGTTTTTGGCCGGTGTGGTTTGAGCTTGAGCCTGAGGCAGCAGCCGATCTACGCAGCTTTAAGGATCGTGCCTACATCCGCATGATTCGCAATATTCAGCGTTATGGTTGGTTAATTATTTACCTGTTTGGTGCATCTCCCGCGATTTGTAAGAGTTTTTTAGCAGGTCGAGCACCGGCCGAGAATTTTAAAACCTTTAGAGAGTACACCTTGTACGAACCCTATGGTACGTCGTTAAGAATGGGGAATATTGGTTATACCAATACTAAAAAACACGCTAAGGGGATTCAGGTCTGCTACAACACCTTAGAGAGTTATGTGGCAAGTCTGCGTCATGCGATTAGTACGGTGAGTGAGGAGTATGCCAAGATTGGTGTGAAAGTAGACGGTGAATATCGCCAGCTCAATGCCAATATTTTGCAAATTGAAAATGAATACTATAGTACAGTACGCCCCAAGCAACCTTTACAAGGCTTTGAAAAACCGATTACTGCTCTAACACGGCGGGGTATTGGTTATGTGGAGTTACGCTCCTTGGATATTAATCCTTTTGATCCCGCAGGGCTGACGCCAGAGCAAATGGCTTTTATTGAGGTCTTTATGCACTTTTGCTTGTTGCAAGAGAGTCCTCTCATTGATGCGACTGAGCGTGGTCTGACCAATGCCAATCAGTTGGCGGTTGCCCACCAAGGGCGTGACCCAGCATTATATTTAAACCGTTTAAATAGCAAACTTTTATTATCAGAGTGGGCGGGAGAATTAATGTCTGCTATGCAAGGGGTCGCCCAATTATTAGACCACGCGCATAATGAAAATAGTTACACTCAGGCCTTAAATGCGCATACCATTTTAGTGCAGCATCCTGAATTAACGCCCTCAGCACGCGCATTAACAGAAATAATGGAAGTAGGGAGCTTTTTTGATTTTGCTAATGAGCAATCAAAGCATCACAAAAATTTATTTATGAACCGAAACTTACCAAAAGACTTAGAAACTGACTTTTCTACTGTGGTTTTGCAATCGCTTCAACAACAAAAATTACTAGAAATGGAGAATAAGATTGCTTTTGATGAATTTCTGGAGCACTATTTCAATGAAACGCTAGAATCTATCCTATAA
- the cysQ gene encoding 3'(2'),5'-bisphosphate nucleotidase CysQ — translation MNLETLSHTVSQIAIEAGEKILAIYNQADFNVDSKSDNSPLTAADLASHHHIVDSLKQLTPDYPILSEESAQIPFTEREQWSTYWLVDPLDGTREFIKRNDQFAILIALIHEHEPVLGVVYAPALQELWLASLGNGAYKLEGDDLVPIYTRPLANPPVIIGSSSHRDEFMPAFLANVGAHEYQTAGSIIKACRVAEGGADLYPRLGLTSEWDTAAAQIIVNEAGGHVVTTANEPLLYNTKESLLNPHFFVMGSDFHDWSQYLPK, via the coding sequence ATGAATTTAGAAACCTTATCTCACACGGTCAGCCAAATAGCGATTGAGGCGGGAGAAAAGATTTTAGCGATCTATAATCAAGCAGATTTTAATGTCGATAGTAAGTCTGATAACTCTCCGCTCACCGCAGCAGATCTGGCTTCACACCATCATATTGTTGATAGTCTCAAACAGCTTACCCCCGACTATCCGATTTTATCCGAGGAATCGGCACAGATTCCATTTACAGAACGTGAGCAGTGGAGTACCTATTGGTTAGTCGATCCCTTAGATGGCACGCGCGAATTTATTAAGCGTAATGATCAATTTGCTATTTTGATTGCTCTAATTCATGAGCATGAGCCAGTACTAGGTGTGGTCTATGCCCCTGCTCTACAAGAGTTATGGCTAGCGAGTTTAGGGAATGGCGCTTATAAATTAGAGGGTGATGATTTAGTGCCTATTTATACCCGTCCTTTAGCCAATCCTCCCGTGATTATTGGCAGTAGTTCGCATCGAGATGAGTTTATGCCTGCGTTTCTCGCTAATGTGGGGGCGCATGAGTATCAGACCGCAGGCAGTATTATCAAAGCCTGTCGGGTAGCGGAGGGGGGGGCGGATTTATATCCCCGTTTGGGACTAACTTCAGAATGGGATACGGCGGCGGCGCAGATTATTGTCAATGAAGCCGGTGGGCATGTAGTGACTACTGCTAATGAGCCTTTGCTCTATAACACTAAAGAGTCGCTTTTGAATCCGCACTTTTTTGTAATGGGCAGCGATTTTCATGATTGGTCACAATACTTGCCTAAATAG
- the nudE gene encoding ADP compounds hydrolase NudE, with protein sequence MPDLPTIHEKRLVASSRIFRIEELDLTFSNGTQRTYERLASRGIGGVLIVPLMADQDTVLMIREYSAGTERYELAFPKGAVEMGEDLLVAANRELMEEVGYGARQLELLKRVTLSPGYMGHKTNLVLATDLYPASADGDEPEPLEVVPCKLSELDQLIEREELSEGRSLLALFMVREWLRARNQPS encoded by the coding sequence ATGCCAGATTTACCTACCATACACGAAAAACGCTTGGTTGCCAGTAGCCGCATCTTTCGCATTGAGGAATTGGATTTAACCTTTAGTAATGGAACTCAGCGCACTTACGAACGTTTAGCCTCGCGTGGTATTGGGGGCGTATTGATTGTGCCTTTAATGGCGGATCAGGATACCGTACTGATGATTCGGGAGTATTCAGCCGGAACGGAGCGCTATGAACTCGCCTTCCCCAAAGGGGCAGTCGAAATGGGTGAGGATTTATTAGTTGCCGCGAATCGGGAGTTAATGGAGGAGGTCGGCTATGGTGCTCGGCAGTTAGAGCTATTAAAACGTGTAACGCTTTCGCCGGGGTATATGGGGCATAAGACTAATCTAGTATTAGCTACCGATTTATATCCTGCTAGTGCTGATGGAGACGAGCCTGAGCCTTTAGAGGTTGTACCTTGTAAACTGAGCGAACTGGATCAATTAATTGAGCGTGAGGAATTGAGTGAGGGGCGCAGTCTTTTAGCATTATTTATGGTGCGTGAGTGGCTGCGGGCGCGAAATCAGCCGAGTTAG
- the yrfG gene encoding GMP/IMP nucleotidase: MNAPYLPQIELDWKQIDTVFLDMDGTLLDLHFDNYFWLEHLPTRYAEVHGVTREQAVDYLNQHHQQTHGSLHWYCLDHWQAIINTDIVALKQEVAHKIQWRAEAEQFLRYLRTLNKRVVLLTNAHQRSVELKFSHIPMRDHFDDILISHTFQLPKEHEQFWATLEQHYPVHKQRSLFIDDNIRVLQTARAHGVEHLLLVQQPDSTREPNSAHPEFVNLLSYRQIMQA, translated from the coding sequence ATGAATGCGCCATACCTACCGCAAATTGAGCTTGATTGGAAGCAAATTGATACGGTTTTTCTCGATATGGACGGGACTCTACTCGATTTACACTTTGATAATTACTTTTGGTTGGAGCATTTACCTACTCGTTATGCTGAAGTGCATGGTGTTACACGGGAACAAGCTGTCGACTATTTGAATCAACATCACCAGCAAACTCATGGCTCGTTGCATTGGTATTGTTTAGATCACTGGCAAGCGATTATTAACACCGATATTGTTGCCCTCAAACAAGAAGTCGCGCATAAAATCCAATGGCGAGCCGAGGCGGAGCAGTTTTTACGCTACCTACGTACTTTAAATAAGCGGGTTGTCCTACTCACGAATGCGCATCAAAGAAGTGTCGAGCTGAAATTTAGCCATATCCCTATGCGTGATCATTTTGATGATATTTTGATTTCTCATACCTTTCAGCTCCCCAAAGAGCATGAGCAATTTTGGGCAACGCTAGAGCAGCACTATCCAGTCCATAAGCAACGTAGTTTATTTATTGATGACAATATAAGGGTCTTACAAACGGCACGAGCGCATGGGGTGGAGCATTTGTTGTTAGTGCAACAACCTGATTCCACTCGTGAACCCAATAGCGCTCATCCAGAGTTTGTTAATTTGTTGAGCTACAGACAAATCATGCAAGCTTAG
- a CDS encoding C1 family peptidase, with the protein MKSYFSRVGGVKVGFIPPSAKRRKVGRSASKPLPTKVDLRPYLTPVDEQVGMSCVANTFAGAYEYLAKRHLQKDSEVSRLFIYFNARAESDAQDLDEGTTLQEAIEALKKYGACHEQLWPNDEDYINELPTDEAYQHAAQFKIAEAEYVETNLELWKRTLADGYPIAFCLNTFESFDQATHNRGRVPMPKRHEQERSEHGWHAMLCVGYLDKDQLFIVRNSWGEAWGDSGYCYIPYRYLMHHELNGHDSWIVRSVEELDFDQNLESYTDESYFANEDSVQLFDFYLATEEVEGFAEALVALCLEYADEEDFYFDYEETEEEGITYAEITNFDISVEDTQAFLEALDELCAEWAEDENYSYTVEGADESEDDESDNDDNNEDETVETITFSEFYIYTDSPAKALAQVEKLCLKYAGDSYNFESIEDEDDTGRYLQLDNLEVIGVDAEAFLADLEELCEKWCNDNGYNFETE; encoded by the coding sequence ATGAAATCTTATTTTTCTCGTGTAGGTGGGGTGAAAGTCGGTTTTATCCCTCCTAGCGCTAAACGTCGTAAAGTAGGGCGTTCTGCCAGTAAACCCTTACCAACTAAAGTGGATTTACGCCCGTATTTGACCCCAGTAGATGAGCAAGTCGGTATGAGTTGTGTAGCTAATACGTTTGCAGGTGCTTATGAGTATTTAGCTAAGCGTCATTTGCAAAAGGATAGCGAGGTCAGTCGCTTGTTTATTTATTTTAATGCGCGTGCCGAATCAGATGCTCAAGATTTGGATGAAGGAACCACTCTACAAGAAGCAATTGAAGCATTAAAAAAATATGGTGCTTGTCATGAACAGCTTTGGCCTAATGATGAGGACTATATTAATGAATTGCCGACTGATGAGGCTTATCAGCATGCGGCGCAATTTAAAATTGCTGAAGCCGAATATGTGGAGACGAATTTAGAGTTATGGAAGCGCACGTTGGCAGATGGTTATCCGATTGCCTTTTGCCTCAATACCTTTGAGTCTTTTGATCAAGCGACTCATAACCGTGGGCGTGTACCTATGCCCAAAAGACACGAGCAGGAACGTAGTGAACATGGTTGGCATGCCATGTTATGCGTAGGTTATTTGGATAAAGATCAGCTTTTTATAGTACGTAATTCGTGGGGAGAGGCTTGGGGGGATAGTGGGTATTGTTATATTCCCTATCGTTATCTTATGCATCACGAACTCAATGGTCATGATTCATGGATTGTGCGTTCAGTAGAGGAGCTAGATTTTGACCAAAATTTAGAGTCCTATACCGACGAATCTTATTTTGCTAACGAGGATTCAGTGCAGCTTTTTGATTTTTATCTCGCGACCGAGGAGGTTGAAGGTTTTGCTGAGGCTTTAGTAGCGTTGTGCCTAGAGTATGCTGACGAGGAAGACTTTTATTTTGACTATGAAGAGACGGAAGAAGAGGGTATTACCTACGCTGAAATAACCAATTTTGATATTAGCGTAGAAGATACACAGGCATTTTTAGAGGCACTAGATGAGTTGTGTGCTGAGTGGGCCGAAGATGAAAATTACAGCTACACCGTTGAAGGGGCTGATGAATCCGAAGATGATGAATCAGATAATGACGATAATAACGAGGATGAGACTGTGGAAACGATTACCTTTAGTGAGTTTTATATTTACACCGATAGCCCCGCCAAGGCTTTAGCCCAAGTGGAAAAGCTTTGTCTAAAATATGCAGGGGATAGCTATAACTTTGAATCCATTGAAGACGAAGACGATACCGGACGCTATTTACAGCTTGATAATTTAGAAGTGATTGGAGTGGACGCTGAGGCTTTTCTAGCGGATCTTGAAGAACTGTGTGAGAAGTGGTGTAACGACAATGGTTATAACTTTGAGACTGAATAA
- the proC gene encoding pyrroline-5-carboxylate reductase → MHNSSTATMDDPQLSQKKLTIAFIGSGNMARSLILGLLNDNSSPLEIRVSDPDPNQLTAMRQHWPEIKISTSNDEVALGADIVVLAVKPQIMREVAQTLAATCQTTRPLVVSVAAGIKIDALQQWLGGQLPIVRCMPNTPALVQAGATGLYANELVNTTQRNQAESILRSVGITLWFEQEQALDAVTATSGSGPAYFFLVMEAMQAAAQSLGLPAQEAHLLVVQTALGAAKLALESQESPAELRRKVTSKGGTTAAALEVLQGKQLETIFLEAMQAAAKRSETLAAENS, encoded by the coding sequence ATGCACAATTCATCAACCGCTACTATGGATGATCCACAATTGTCTCAAAAAAAATTAACGATTGCGTTTATAGGCTCTGGCAATATGGCGCGTAGTTTAATCTTGGGATTACTCAATGATAACTCAAGCCCCTTAGAAATCCGGGTGTCTGATCCAGACCCTAATCAATTAACCGCGATGCGTCAGCACTGGCCAGAAATCAAAATCTCTACTTCTAATGATGAGGTGGCACTAGGTGCAGATATAGTAGTGCTAGCAGTCAAGCCTCAGATTATGCGTGAGGTGGCACAAACTTTAGCCGCTACTTGCCAAACTACGCGTCCCTTAGTGGTTTCAGTGGCAGCGGGTATTAAAATTGATGCGCTCCAGCAGTGGTTAGGCGGACAATTGCCTATCGTGCGTTGCATGCCTAATACTCCCGCTTTAGTACAAGCCGGTGCTACTGGTTTGTATGCCAATGAGCTAGTAAATACCACGCAACGCAATCAGGCAGAGAGTATTTTACGTAGTGTAGGGATTACGCTTTGGTTTGAGCAGGAACAGGCTTTAGACGCGGTGACAGCCACCTCTGGCAGTGGACCAGCTTATTTCTTTTTAGTCATGGAGGCGATGCAGGCAGCCGCACAAAGCTTGGGTTTACCCGCACAAGAAGCCCATTTATTGGTAGTACAAACCGCTTTAGGGGCGGCTAAATTAGCGCTAGAAAGCCAAGAATCGCCCGCTGAATTGCGCCGTAAAGTCACCTCGAAAGGAGGCACTACTGCGGCTGCACTAGAGGTACTACAAGGTAAGCAGTTAGAGACTATCTTTTTAGAGGCGATGCAAGCTGCTGCTAAACGCTCTGAAACCCTCGCTGCTGAAAATAGTTAA
- the trmB gene encoding tRNA (guanosine(46)-N7)-methyltransferase TrmB, with product MTSSPTTESNHHRTIRSFVLRTGRLTKGQEQAIETGWSTLGIDEGSSVLDYETLFSRSAPVILEIGFGNGETLAQMAQAMPEYNFIGVEVHTPGVGHLLHLLQREQLSNVRVMNTDAVEILKQRIAPHSLARVQIFFPDPWHKKRHHKRRIVQPEFIDLVVSRLSPQGMIHLATDWEPYAQHMAEVLDANTQLRRVQPDSPFIERPKHRPLTKFEQRGQRLGHGVWDLMYQRI from the coding sequence ATGACTTCTTCACCCACCACTGAGTCTAATCATCATCGTACTATCCGTAGTTTTGTATTACGCACCGGACGCCTGACCAAAGGGCAAGAACAAGCCATTGAAACCGGCTGGTCGACGTTAGGGATTGATGAGGGCAGTAGTGTCTTAGATTATGAGACATTATTTAGCCGCAGCGCTCCGGTGATTTTGGAAATTGGTTTTGGTAATGGTGAAACCTTGGCACAAATGGCTCAAGCCATGCCAGAGTATAATTTTATTGGTGTCGAAGTGCATACCCCCGGTGTTGGGCACTTGCTGCATTTACTCCAACGTGAGCAATTAAGCAATGTGCGGGTGATGAACACTGATGCGGTGGAGATTCTTAAGCAGCGTATTGCTCCACACTCCTTAGCACGAGTGCAGATTTTCTTTCCTGATCCGTGGCATAAAAAGCGTCACCATAAGCGCCGTATTGTGCAACCAGAGTTTATTGATCTAGTGGTGTCGCGTTTGAGTCCTCAGGGTATGATTCACTTAGCCACTGATTGGGAGCCTTATGCTCAGCATATGGCAGAAGTCTTAGATGCCAATACACAATTAAGACGTGTACAGCCTGACTCCCCTTTTATAGAGCGCCCTAAGCATCGTCCTTTAACTAAATTTGAACAGCGCGGCCAGCGTTTAGGGCATGGTGTCTGGGATCTGATGTATCAGCGCATTTAA
- a CDS encoding DUF3301 domain-containing protein, whose amino-acid sequence MTSIFILAALGLLVWFWVSTLQAREQAIIVARRTCERYEVQFLDQSVALESLKPARYPAGNMTWRRIYGFDYSQEGIERQHGRVFMLGNRLEQIQMDTAEGTIIDLAAERKKRQDALLDQHK is encoded by the coding sequence ATGACAAGTATATTTATTTTAGCCGCATTAGGGTTGCTGGTTTGGTTTTGGGTGAGCACTTTGCAGGCACGCGAGCAGGCGATTATCGTGGCTCGGCGTACCTGTGAGCGCTATGAAGTGCAATTTTTAGATCAAAGTGTCGCCCTAGAAAGTTTAAAACCCGCCCGCTATCCGGCTGGTAATATGACTTGGCGGCGCATTTACGGCTTTGACTATAGCCAAGAAGGTATTGAACGCCAACATGGACGAGTATTTATGCTCGGTAATCGTTTGGAGCAAATTCAAATGGATACAGCAGAGGGTACTATCATTGATCTAGCAGCGGAGCGTAAAAAGCGCCAAGACGCACTGCTAGATCAGCATAAATAA